Proteins from a genomic interval of Ptychodera flava strain L36383 chromosome 7, AS_Pfla_20210202, whole genome shotgun sequence:
- the LOC139137459 gene encoding lysophospholipid acyltransferase 5-like has product MAVFAVDEGPIAKLSDLTGVPEAGLRFLLSVLFGYPLALIQRNFIHGRSMTLHHVFFITCGLCLSYFNYGVELYHFLISILVNYSIITIVGGTSVSVFLAFLFNMGYLITAYIFTATDTYDITWTTPQCVLTLRMIGLVFDVYDGSKPAEKLSADQKTTALNQKPTILEISAYAFFYGGFFAGPQFPLRRYLDMCSGVLTDGEKGETPNSIRPAVNRFILGVIYCGVTVVLVPMIPNSYLYSDEFGQIPYLKRMLVIAIWGHLACSKYMPVWLFAEGSCILAGLAYNGKDKDNKAKWDACRNVDLYVYETTPTFKGAIQSFNVNTNQWVLRYVYKRLRFLGNKLISQAAVLVFLAMWHGLYIGYYICFMLEAFITNVEVQMIDTANMTGLSKLYENPILKVPIYIVCKLWQLTFMGYPLMGFMVLTWERTYKAYSAIYWSGHIFYCFAFPALYTFVLKPVFGKRKKTDKEGTPETKGKTD; this is encoded by the exons ATGGCGGTGTTTGCAGTCGACGAAGGTCCGATCGCAAAATTATCTGATTTGACTGGCGTCCCTGAAGCTGGACTCAGATTTCTTCTGTCAGTCCTGTTTG GATATCCACTTGCTCTGATTCAGAGGAATTTTATCCATGGAAGGTCAATGACCTTGCACCATGTTTTCTTCATCACCTGTGGACTCTGCCTGTCATACTTCAATTATG GTGTTGAGTTATACCATTTTCTGATATCAATACTTGTGAATTATTCCATCATTACCATTGTAGGAGGTACTTCAGTATCTGTCTTCCTGGCATTTCTATTTAACATG GGATATCTGATCACCGCCTACATCTTTACTGCTACAGACACGTATGACATCACGTGGACAACTCCACAGTGTGTGTTGACACTCCGGATGATTGGTTTAGTGTTTGATGTCTATGATGGCAGCAAGCCAGCA GAAAAGTTGTCTGCAGACCAGAAAACCACAGCCTTAAATCAAAAACCCACCATCCTTGAGATTTCTGCATATGCTTTCTTTTATGGCGGATTCTTTGCTGGCCCACAG TTTCCATTGAGGAGATACCTTGACATGTGCAGTGGAGTTCTAACTGACGGAGAGAAGGGTGAAACACCAAACTCTATACGCCCAGCAGTAAATCGGTTTATATTGGGTGTCATATACTGTGGGGTTACAGTCGTACTTGTGCCAATGATTCCAAACTCCTACCTCTACTCTGATGAATTTGGA CAAATACCGTACTTGAAACGGATGTTGGTCATTGCTATCTGGGGACACCTAGCATGCAGCAAGTACATGCCTGTATGGCTGTTTGCA GAAGGATCTTGTATTCTGGCTGGATTGGCATACAATGGCAAAGACAAAGACAACAAAGCCAAGTGGGATGCCTGCAGGAACGTTGACCTCTACGTTTATGAGACCACACCTACATTTAAAGGCGCAATTCAGTCATTTAACGTCAATACAAACCAATGGGTTCTAAG ATATGTTTACAAGAGACTGCGTTTCCTTGGCAACAAACTGATTTCACAGGCAGCTGTGTTGGTATTTCTAGCGATGTGGCATGGCTTGTAcattggttactacatctgCTTCATGCTGGAGGCATTTATTACCAATGTTGAAGTGCAG ATGATCGACACTGCCAACATGACAGGGTTGTCTAAACTGTATGAGAATCCCATTTTAAAGGTTCCAATCTACATAGTTTGTAAACTCTGGCAGCTAACATTTATGGGTTACCCGCTCATGGGTTTCATGGTGCTCACATGGGAGAGAACCTACAAG GCCTACTCGGCTATCTACTGGAGTGGACATATTTTCTACTGCTTTGCCTTTCCTGCGCTGTACACCTTCGTCTTGAAACCAGTTTTTGGTAAACGGAAGAAAACTGATAAAGAAGG AACTCCGGAAACCAAAGGAAAAACAGATTAA
- the LOC139136482 gene encoding zinc finger protein with KRAB and SCAN domains 1-like has translation MASFPYQPTAPEQQQCQFVHSTAAAVPTASTHRTTVSLPNTAVDMQPNAWSSPCTYGLANPSTSVVGDVNRINPTMPVQFSLHLAKAASMAVSSSPNMIKVPIPPATQASAFQVQCAPTTQPQPFSIPARTMTSPAKEEPEKSSRGNEATEQRIIPNIKIGQMIRKEKAFTKAQENGSGQSTESKADVKGEERTEKEEKITPPQQVPVAEPCPFEKGHECKPKKKKQKWTNSGDLKDSADGAGSHKSKCKRSAVDGLVSGAEIYICNSCGKQFSEDKHLKRHQMLHSNERQHRCSLCGMAFVRADHQRRHEKTHTGERPYGCNVCSKAFTRASHLKRHKRLHSGDKPYECDECDKAYIDPSHLKRHKLSHIRLTQTDVL, from the coding sequence ATGGCAAGTTTTCCTTACCAGCCTACTGCACCAGAGCAACAACAATGTCAGTTCGTTCACTCTACGGCGGCCGCCGTGCCAACAGCATCAACTCATCGCACCACAGTTTCACTTCCAAACACCGCAGTTGACATGCAGCCGAATGCCTGGTCCTCGCCGTGTACGTACGGCCTGGCAAACCCGTCAACGTCTGTAGTCGGGGACGTGAACAGAATCAACCCAACAATGCCAGTGCAGTTTTCGTTGCACCTTGCCAAGGCGGCGAGCATGGCCGTCTCCTCATCCCCGAACATGATCAAAGTTCCAATACCGCCAGCTACGCAAGCAAGTGCTTTCCAGGTCCAGTGTGCTCCAACAACTCAGCCACAGCCGTTTTCAATACCAGCAAGGACGATGACGAGCCCGGCTAAAGAAGAACCGGAGAAATCGTCTAGAGGCAATGAGGCAACTGAGCAAAGAATCATTCCCAATATAAAAATTGGGCAGATGATACGCAAAGAAAAGGCTTTCACCAAAGCACAGGAGAATGGATCGGGACAAAGCACAGAAAGTAAAGCTGATGTCAAGGGAGAGGAAAGGACAGAGAAAGAAGAAAAGATCACACCACCACAACAGGTTCCCGTAGCTGAACCATGTCCTTTTGAAAAGGGTCATGAATGTAAACcgaaaaagaaaaaacagaaatgGACAAACTCGGGAGACTTGAAAGACAGTGCAGATGGGGCAGGTAGCCACAAATCAAAGTGTAAAAGGAGCGCTGTCGATGGACTGGTGTCAGGTGCGGAAATCTACATCTGTAATTCATGTGGAAAGCAATTTTCTGAGGACAAACACTTAAAACGGCACCAGATGCTTCACAGTAATGAACGGCAGCATCGGTGCTCACTGTGCGGAATGGCGTTTGTTCGGGCCGACCACCAGAGGAGGCACGAAAAGACGCACACTGGTGAGCGACCATATGGCTGCAATGTGTGCAGTAAAGCATTCACCAGGGCGAGTCATCTGAAGCGTCATAAAAGACTGCATTCTGGAGATAAACCTTATGAATGCGATGAATGTGACAAGGCATATATTGACCCCAGCCACCTGAAAAGACACAAACTGTCACACATTAGACTTACACAGACTGACGTACTATAA